The following coding sequences lie in one Cyanobacterium sp. Dongsha4 genomic window:
- a CDS encoding MBL fold metallo-hydrolase, producing the protein MIKRQEKFSAPEISFSCYPFGVGHYTEGVALQLTLGNYRLLLDCGVEDISLLVNQGQPPFDWVFCTHAHQDHARGLLALHQCYPDLPIYTSDVTGKLLPLNWLDKKDSASISFPQVLPWRSPFHLQSDLTVELYPAGHLPGASAFLFQYHHRDRVYKIFYTGDFCLSNLQLVEGLSLDSLRGLNPDILIIEGSYGTARHPHRRHQEKQLMARIKTAIESQVNVIMPVPTFGLGQELLKLLRSHHEFTGRNLDIWVDGDLASACDLYLDLIGYFPENVQNFAKHQPLFWDDKIKPRMRRVTKNTARHQLIIEPSIVLTDKISHLQEYCQDNGQKWLILIPEQSKIKQTDEFKSLTQKYDPERIIIEDYLLAEHSDGRNTTQLIHNLRPQHIIFVHGLPNYLADLTSLEELQNRYQLHSPAVGVKVDLPIGAQFMQPKITTQNNYEGELNETGAYVTITLPEQINKDPRWQNFADTGLIEARWQGEELVLRGLSQRELLQQNSLLRRQLNPESCGNCRHFDNQHCHNQESPLNGFTVPHDGYCPLFEVDNN; encoded by the coding sequence ATGATTAAGCGGCAAGAAAAATTTTCCGCACCTGAAATTAGCTTTTCTTGTTATCCCTTTGGTGTTGGGCATTACACCGAGGGGGTTGCCTTACAACTTACTCTGGGTAATTATAGACTATTACTTGATTGTGGTGTTGAAGATATTAGCTTATTAGTTAATCAAGGTCAACCTCCTTTTGATTGGGTTTTTTGTACTCATGCCCATCAGGATCATGCTCGTGGGTTACTTGCTCTACATCAGTGTTACCCAGATTTGCCCATTTATACCAGCGATGTCACAGGGAAGTTATTACCCCTTAATTGGTTGGATAAAAAGGATTCTGCCTCCATTTCTTTTCCTCAAGTGTTACCTTGGCGATCGCCTTTTCATTTACAATCAGATTTAACGGTAGAATTGTATCCTGCTGGCCATTTACCAGGTGCATCGGCTTTCTTATTTCAATATCATCATCGAGATAGGGTTTATAAAATTTTCTATACAGGAGATTTTTGTCTTTCTAATCTACAGTTAGTAGAGGGTTTATCTCTGGATAGCTTACGGGGTTTAAATCCTGATATATTAATTATTGAAGGAAGTTATGGCACAGCCAGACATCCCCATCGCCGTCACCAAGAAAAACAGTTGATGGCAAGAATAAAAACTGCGATCGAATCTCAGGTTAATGTTATTATGCCTGTACCTACCTTTGGTTTAGGACAAGAATTACTGAAATTATTGCGATCGCATCATGAATTTACAGGGAGAAACCTTGATATATGGGTAGATGGAGACTTAGCTTCAGCTTGTGACTTGTATTTAGATTTAATTGGCTATTTTCCCGAAAATGTCCAGAATTTTGCTAAACATCAACCTCTTTTTTGGGATGATAAAATAAAACCTCGCATGAGACGGGTAACGAAAAATACTGCCCGTCACCAATTAATTATTGAACCAAGTATCGTTTTAACAGACAAAATAAGTCATTTACAGGAATATTGTCAAGATAATGGACAAAAATGGCTGATATTAATCCCAGAACAATCAAAAATAAAGCAAACTGATGAATTTAAGTCATTAACTCAAAAATATGACCCAGAAAGAATAATTATCGAAGACTATCTTTTAGCAGAACATAGCGACGGCAGAAATACAACCCAACTCATTCATAACTTACGCCCTCAACATATTATATTTGTTCACGGTTTACCCAATTACCTAGCGGATTTAACCAGTTTAGAAGAATTACAAAATCGCTATCAACTCCATTCTCCTGCTGTTGGGGTAAAAGTCGATTTACCCATTGGCGCCCAATTCATGCAACCAAAAATCACCACTCAAAATAACTATGAAGGAGAATTGAACGAAACGGGGGCTTATGTTACTATTACCTTACCAGAACAAATTAATAAAGACCCTCGATGGCAAAATTTCGCTGACACAGGCTTAATTGAAGCAAGATGGCAAGGAGAAGAATTAGTTTTAAGGGGATTATCTCAACGGGAATTACTACAGCAAAATAGTCTCTTGAGAAGACAACTAAATCCAGAATCCTGCGGTAACTGTCGTCATTTTGATAATCAACATTGTCATAATCAAGAATCTCCCCTTAATGGTTTTACTGTGCCTCACGATGGTTATTGTCCTCTATTTGAAGTTGATAATAATTGA
- a CDS encoding NAD(P)/FAD-dependent oxidoreductase → MTQKIAVIGAGMAGLTVGKILCKKGFSVDIFDKGRGVGGRMSSRRTEWGYLDHGCQYFTVKDPLFKEFLQEYNSSITVWQGRFFSWIEGNFQEVAEEKSRYLPITSMNTLCKQMALNINICLQTRIVSLQQQEDKWILVDEQSNHHENYDWVIITAPPMQTWDLIKNHSNIIDLVSTEEGCRGIASIESVQMYPCYSLILVIAEEKDFGFDGLQLEHPILGWIGVNSSKPARSKQLSLIIQSNFHWAENNLASNQEVLQHDGDGRNLVAEILKKEAEKVLSHNFEGILYESLHLWRYALPKKPNTQKYYMDKSNQLAVCGDWCFQGKVESAFLSAYLLATEEF, encoded by the coding sequence ATGACACAAAAAATTGCTGTTATTGGGGCAGGAATGGCAGGATTGACAGTGGGTAAAATCCTATGTAAAAAAGGGTTTTCTGTTGATATTTTTGATAAAGGGCGTGGGGTTGGTGGTAGAATGTCTAGCAGAAGAACAGAATGGGGTTATTTAGATCACGGTTGTCAATATTTTACGGTGAAAGATCCTTTGTTTAAAGAGTTTTTGCAAGAATATAATTCTTCAATTACTGTATGGCAGGGACGTTTTTTTTCTTGGATAGAAGGTAATTTTCAGGAAGTTGCCGAGGAAAAAAGTCGTTATTTGCCTATTACAAGCATGAATACTTTATGTAAACAGATGGCTTTAAATATCAATATTTGTTTACAAACTCGTATCGTTTCTTTACAGCAACAAGAAGATAAATGGATTTTAGTTGACGAACAATCAAACCACCATGAAAATTATGATTGGGTAATTATCACTGCACCGCCAATGCAAACATGGGATTTAATTAAGAATCATAGCAATATCATAGATTTAGTCTCGACAGAGGAGGGTTGCAGAGGAATCGCATCTATTGAATCAGTGCAAATGTATCCCTGCTATAGTTTAATCTTAGTTATCGCAGAGGAAAAAGATTTTGGTTTTGACGGTTTGCAATTAGAGCATCCGATTTTAGGTTGGATAGGGGTTAATAGTAGTAAACCTGCAAGGAGTAAACAACTGAGTTTAATTATTCAATCTAATTTTCATTGGGCGGAAAATAATTTAGCTTCTAATCAAGAAGTATTACAGCACGATGGAGATGGCCGTAATTTAGTGGCAGAAATATTGAAAAAAGAAGCAGAAAAAGTTTTATCTCATAATTTTGAGGGGATTTTATACGAATCTTTACATTTATGGCGTTATGCCTTACCAAAAAAACCGAATACTCAAAAATACTATATGGATAAATCTAATCAATTAGCTGTTTGTGGGGATTGGTGTTTTCAGGGTAAAGTTGAATCAGCTTTTTTAAGTGCTTATTTATTAGCTACAGAGGAATTTTAA